A section of the Cryobacterium soli genome encodes:
- a CDS encoding siderophore-interacting protein, with product MPALFQSSPNALFDTEVRQVSPLSPGFLRITLTGAHLHRFAAHGLDQRIKILVPSGAYPATFDDDLLHESEWRRRWRELPAADRPALRSYTTSAVRPDLREIDLDFYVHARPGPASSWAVGARAGQRLLVSGPSSRLSNRRHGIQWSPGMATHLLLAGDETAFPAIRGIVSALHPTSRATVILETGDPRDAAWLTAEIEGHTVTELRREPVGGGPTLLRALEAWSVRSGAAAAARGDDFYAWLATESGLVSQLRAVLQGAGIAPDRVHSQGYWNDRARTTVD from the coding sequence ATGCCGGCGCTCTTCCAGTCCTCCCCCAACGCGCTCTTCGACACCGAGGTGCGGCAGGTCAGCCCGCTCTCACCGGGCTTCCTGCGAATCACCTTGACGGGCGCCCACCTGCACCGGTTCGCCGCACACGGCCTCGACCAGCGCATCAAGATCCTGGTGCCGAGCGGCGCGTATCCGGCCACGTTCGACGACGACCTGCTGCACGAGTCGGAATGGCGCCGACGGTGGCGGGAACTCCCCGCCGCCGACCGACCGGCCCTCCGCAGCTACACGACCAGCGCGGTGCGTCCGGACCTGCGCGAGATCGACCTCGACTTCTACGTGCACGCCCGGCCCGGCCCGGCGAGCAGCTGGGCCGTCGGCGCCCGGGCGGGCCAGCGGCTGCTGGTGTCGGGGCCGAGCAGCAGGCTCAGTAATCGCCGCCACGGCATCCAGTGGTCGCCGGGCATGGCCACCCACCTGCTGCTGGCGGGTGACGAAACCGCATTCCCCGCCATTCGCGGCATCGTCTCGGCCCTGCACCCCACGAGCAGGGCCACGGTCATCCTCGAAACCGGCGACCCCAGGGACGCGGCCTGGCTCACCGCCGAGATCGAGGGCCACACCGTGACCGAGCTGCGGCGCGAGCCCGTCGGAGGCGGGCCCACGCTGCTCCGGGCGCTGGAGGCCTGGAGCGTGCGCTCGGGAGCAGCGGCGGCCGCCAGGGGCGACGACTTCTACGCCTGGTTGGCCACGGAGAGCGGCCTGGTCTCGCAGCTGCGCGCGGTGCTGCAGGGAGCCGGCATCGCACCGGACCGGGTTCACTCGCAGGGCTACTGGAACGACCGGGCACGCACCACGGTGGACTGA